In Ornithodoros turicata isolate Travis chromosome 1, ASM3712646v1, whole genome shotgun sequence, the DNA window TGGATTAAATTTATGTAAAAAAGATAGCAAGAGAAACCAGGCCCATGCATTTCAACAGTGCACTGCCTACAACCAATGCTATAATCATGCTTCTTCGTTCATTCCAAGCTTTACAGCGAATATAGGAATAGAAGCGTGGACAATTGGCACCACGAATAACAAAATTCCcccggctctgacatcacagcatgcATCGCCACCAATGAGGCTGCACAAGGGAGGTCACATGCTTACGGCTACCAATGGGAGCTGTGAGGCCTCCGACATCTGTGCTTTACTCAGGCGTGCGTTCGAGGGTTTGTATCTCGCTAAGAgagacacgtagaagaatactTATTCTTCAGCATTCTGGCATgcagtacaggtcccgacaaaagtttatggaacacgcgagcggtgtatttcctcctcagtacgacaccctagcggcgagcggaagctggcgaaatcaggccagttcattGCCTGAGAGGGGTGGAcaactgcgctcttagcgacacactgcggtcgtttcggtatgattactgttgtacgtgcccgcaaagtgagttggattttactgttgtgctcgccaacaacacgttaTTCAATGGTTGTggagacagggagctcgccgctatcatcgtgataacaaggatgaatcagggtggcaacactttacggtgtattgcttttattggaaagccgtgatatgtagacaagagaaagaaacccaagcagcaaaatgtactgaaagtcgagtgcaatgggggtggaaggtatgtgtcttatcaacttTCTCTAGTTTCGCGAGTCTGTttaaggccttccacctacccgttcacccctattgcacttgactttcagtgcattgtgctgcctgggaagaTACCTTGTAAACAGTTGATCTATTAcagacgacgcgtgacgagctcataaacaattgacgctgacattgataattgattggtTGATAAACTGACATTaagtcacgagttgttgacaAGCGCAACAGTTAAAtacaactcacttcgcgggcacatacaacagtaatcataccgaaactactgcagtgtgtcgctaagagcgcagtcgtccacccctctgaggcagtgaactggcctgatttcgccagcttccgcttgccgctagggtgtcgtaccgaggacaAAATACacagctcgcgtgttccgtaaacttttgtcgggacctgtacaacgTGTTCgtaatgtaatgaaccacatctatgaaagtgtcccaacccctttaacagGGATAAGGGTTGCTGTTGTGCTTGCCCATCACACACAACAAACGAAAGTGTCCCACCTGCACCCGAGGTGCCATTCGCACCAGTTTGTTTGCATTCTGCTTTTATATTCAACAATGTAGCGGATTCAGCCCCACTTCTCTAGCAACGCATTGTACATTTCAGCAAGTTTTCTGATTGCGCTTGTGTATGTTGGCAGTCGATTCCGCGAAAAACCCTTTAAATCCGTCAATGAGGATCGCGCGTCACAGTGCTTACCAATCAACGTAAAACTCGATCCGCCCTCTCTTCGGAGCCGTAGGTTCTGGGGCATCTAGTTCAGCTTTAACACCAACTAGAATGTCTGTGTTTGCCTTGAATAAAGATGGGAACACTATAGCTCACCGGCAAAAACTCCACCTGATTATCGTAACCTACCTGTCGCACATGTGCAGATCCGCTGCAGCTTGTAACAACACCAGTCTCAAGCTCAAAATATCGGTATTCTAAACAGTTCCTTCCATCAACTCTAAAATTTTCCTGAAAATAAGATAAACTCGGTTTTATGTATGACAAAATTAGTTTCATTTTCTCTACACGTGCCGCCGTACAAAGCGACATTGCTCGAGGTACTCACTTCGATTCCGTGAATAATAAAAGTTTTCTCGGCTTCACTTATTTGTATGTCAGTCATTCTGGTGAGTGGGATATTATGACATGTACTATGTAGGCATCAGTTGCGTTAACATCAAAGAGTTTGAAATTTTCACGGAAAGCAACGAGATTGCCTTATGCAGCGCGCCATATTGTTTTGTATATGCCCTCAGGGTTGCCGACAGCACTGACTCATCCTACAGTGAAAGCCGCAGAATGGAGAAATCGCAATGCAAAAATATAACAATATACGCGGCTAACCGAAATGTTCtgaaaacgtaaaaaaaaaaaggccacgATACCTTTCAAGCGTTCAACCCATATTTTAACCTATGTTCCACAAATCGTGCATACAATCCTTGCttttccagcaaaaaaaaagggggaagggggggggggtagcaaaCCAGTAAACCAGAAACTGCTCTGCAGCAAACGTACTGCCATGCTTGCGAGCTCCTAATGGGATTCGGCATTCCATAACGTAAACTGCGTAAGCTACTCTGCTCATCAGCAGTACAGCCTGCAGCCACGGCCgaagatagcagacgacacggaagCGGGAAATGGCGAGACAAGAAAAAGTTGAGCAAACAATTAAACTGTGTGTTTCTGCAATCGCCCAGATTGCGAAACGAAGCACAAAAACAGAGTTCTGGAATTCTTGCAAAAGTCTGACAGGCACGACCAGTGCAAGAGAGTTTGAATCAGTTCTTGCCGAGAAACTTTGGTTGATAGCAGCTGACAGGCATGGCGTAAAACGGCCAACTTCATCACTCAGCGATACGACTGAAGACTTCGATTTCCTTGGTTTACAACCCAAAACTCCACGGATGCTACCTACCAGAGCTACAAGACACACTTCACCGTCAAACGCAATGGGAAGTGCCGTTCACTTCTTCAACTCCTTGCCCGCAACACCTAATAATGGACAATGCCTCACTGAACGTTTTCACACCACCTGGTAGATAAACATTACTCTCGCACTCTTGCTCATATTTATAACTACCGGTCCTGAGATACAGTGCACAAAATATAAGCCACATCCTTACATAAATCATAACTGATTCATGTTAACTTATTCTGAAGTCACAAGAACCCAGACACGTAACATGAGCGAATACTTTTATTACTTGAATGCGAAGAACCAGGCAGCTAGCTATGCTGATGCTGACTTGTGTGCAAGGCTGGATCTggacagaaaataaaataaaggacCTAAAGTACAAACTGCAGTTAATTACAATAACAACAGTTGCAATACTAGCAGCAAGCTTGGAAAAATTGTTGGCAGCTTCCGCGTACAAAACAATTTTAACCGCATCACGTTGGGTTGAATATGAAATGGAATTTTTTTCCCCCACACACCTACTAAGCTGGCTATACATAGGGTCTTACCAtggtgtgaaagcctggaaatATCTGTATTGTTCCACTGAGACAATAGCCTGTGCTTGAGCAGCAAACTCAGCTGCCCAAGCTCAAGCTGTTGTCTTCACGGATCTCAtccaccagcttgtctgcaTCTATGCCATCTTATCAGTATTGTTCTTCTGTGCCATACAGGTACAGTgcaggacaaaagtttacagaatgCGAGAGCGCTGTATTTTCTCCTCACTGCGACACCTTAGGGGCGGGGAAAGCGGGCAAGTTCACTCGTTCAGAAGGATAGGCAAGTGCACTCATTGCGAGACACCgtggtagtttcggtatcgcttgaatGTAGTCACAGAGTGGTTTGGATTGGTGTCACTGCCAGCGCACTCCTCTCCCCTCCTCTGAACAAGTGAACCAGTGCGAACAAGCCCACTTCCatccgccgctagggtgtcgcgctgaggagaaaatacaccacttgcacgttccgtaaacttttgtccagcactgtacaagtcAAAACTGTGATACCAAATTGCATCTCCTGCAGAGTGCAGAAGTCtgcttttttttcattatttttaggAAGCAGTAGTGGCAATTAGTTTGGAGAGATTTCTTGGAATGATCTTTTACTGCTACATCTTAGATACTACGTCCTTCAAACGAATAGCAAAAGAATGCAGATGCTGATACAGCTTGTCGTAAATGCAAGCCGTACTTTGCCTTATATGTCACTGAAGGGCCTCCCAAATGAAGCAGTTGCACTGAAAGATTTGGCACTGCGTTCAACTACTGTTATTCATGAGCGAGAAGCAATCGACTTTGGCAGTCACGTCACGTGTAAGCATTTTGACACTGACACCACCAAAATAGGTTAGAAAAACTCAGTCTATGCAAGACCCACAAAGCCATCATGAACATGAGAGAATTCAAAACTGGTTatatttagggagtgactttttcgggttaaatgcctttctcagatttggggagtaaaaatcgggcgctatttttaaatctgcaatgcggggagaaatcgggcaataattgtgccttcgggtgtttttgtttctcctcttgtctattaagtcctttcctaatctctcgtgtgtttttttttcccgggatcgtgaccttccagcggtaatccccgaaggcatagacagtgttgacacacatgagtgtattgctgggaacgtaagtgacccattcttacatgtgttacacgtggcgacctttgttcgtcttcagtggaaacatcacttgaggatttcatagtgactggaattcggggagaaatagggtttaacccgaaaaagtcactccctcgTTATATTTAATAGGATGGATGAGCCCATGACCCAGGCCCGGCCCAAACCCAAAAATTTTCTAGAAGTTTATAGTctacccggcccggcccggcccatTGTAGCCGGCTCTAAAAGTTGACTGTTGCTAACTAATAATAGGGTAACACAGGCTTGAGCCTGACCTAGGCCCGGAAATGTACGGGCCCATGATGGTCAAACCAGAGCCCAGCCCAGGCCCACAAAAAGAACCCGGTCCGTAGGGCGGGCTGAGCTCGGGCTTTCAGGTAAGCCCGTGTAGTGCTCTAgcagatctaggatttttctgCGGGGGGTATCCTGCTTCGACAGCATCCTACTGAACTACCTAAGGCCAATAGAAACTACCTGTAATGACAGAAACTAAGGGGAGAGGTTCGGGTCAGGATAAGTTACATAAATTTTAATTGAATTACAGTTACTCATTACTTCACGGCGTTGCTGTTCACAGCGCTCTACGGCTGAGGTTAAGACCTTAAAATAGCCTTATCTCAATCACATGTCGCAAGTGCATGAATTCAAACACGAATATGTCCTCGTCGTTTTCAGTACGTAATTCCCCCAGAAATCGACATCTGGGGAGGTGACGAGCTTCCAGGGGGTATGTATTATATGAGCTGTATTGGGCAATCTCAAATTTCAGAAGGGGTTGCAAAACACCAGGGTTGGTGCTGGAAAATCCCTGGTCGTAATTCATTGATCAAATATACGTCGCAAATCACGTTTCACCTACAAACTACCTCATTCCACGACTTCACTTCGCAGAACCCGCATTAGGCCTAACGCAGGAACAGATTATCCACGAGAGCAACGTAAAACAACGCAATGTAACAGAGTCGCCTGGACTACATTACCTGCTCGTACTAGCATATTAGTCGTGGTGCTTGTAATTATCGAGGTGGACAAAAACCCATGCTGGTATGGCTACAATTCCAGCGGTTATCGCGGCGAAGTGGAATAGCTTCTCTGCCGTCGGAATCCTGACTTGTGGGGCTGTTGCCTGGTGTCTTGATAGGCTGCGGTGTCGCACCTGCATTCGTGTGTTGCGGAAAACTGTGCAGGCTCTCTGGAGTGCAGTATTCATCTTGAGAAATTGGCTAGGAGCAGCGATACACTCAGGCTCTCAGAGAACGAATCAAGGTGAACAGAAAccgattggattggattagattgtatgttttctttcactgaccTGCTACGAAACATTGGATTGGATTCTGGTAACTCCATGCAGTTGTAGTTCTGGTTGCTAGATGGCACTAAAAACGCTTTCTGCGTGCAACGTTCACCGCACAAGAATACTGTAAATccctttaatttcgcagccACCAAATTTCGCGAATGCTATTTGCTTTTTTCTTCGCCATAAGCCCCAGATCGTAGCCTAGCGCACTTGGAAAACGCGATATCGCACGTGTTTGTATTGTAAAGCAGTAACCAACTATGAAGGTAAATTTTGCGATTCCAACATAGTTTTCGAAGTGTCATATCTACTAGGAATTTTTCCCTGCATCGCGAATTTTTCAGTTCGCGAAATTCACGAAAATCAGGGGCTCGCGAAGGGCAGTTCAAACAGGcgcgtactttgagatataaatcgcacacttttgatatgcaaattaaccgaaaccagaactacgcacttctggAGCACAGAAACGACATGACCTCCGACTTATCTGGGTCGGAAAGCGGAAaaagtaattggagtagatttacatgtacggcgacatgctgcacgtgcggGCACGTGCCTTTGACCTTGAGTCTCTTCtctatgccattgtacccggtgtttatagaccgtttacagcagccagttgcttcggGCGCTAATAGATGGCACCACAGTAGgcacgccattgcttgccttctgcgagtgcctgcgtgtgcctttgcctatgtgagtgCTTCCGACGTTTTTTGCCGCTGTGCTGCAGTTCTGTGAAAAATCTGGAAAAACAGAGAGAAGActtgttccgtgattgagtgtagaaactgcgacagagatctgatcgtgtgggacgaagctgtttgttaaattcacgagtcgtcgctatacaaagactgcccgcgttcgaggccttttgcaatgtacgggtttccacaaagagagaaaaacacgCTGATTCGACAACGGTAGGtatcgaatcttcagaggaaggatttcaaacCCGGAAAATCAGCGAGGTAAGgtaatgcagccctcaaagtggcgcagTCTTACTGTGTGAGACCCGAACTCTTCTGTAGgcgctggctgctgcttgtgagaataaacttcccccatagtagcaggggtcacgttccttgcagttgaacggttccatgtacatgccttgtcagtgcacgaagcactcgtgagccccttgtttgtcgcttctacaaccttgatgagcagtgtacaaatatgactgcacctgctgctGAAACCTGCTTTACAtgtgcatgttgccgccaaagtgggcCCGAACCTAGTCTCTGTACTACACGTTCTgctcactgtttgtgtcgacctgaTGTGGAGTAGTTGGCACATATTCGCTACAGAAGATACGCAGCCAGAGACAAGGGACGACAGACTTCACGCAACAACTGCTTATAACAACTGACAGAATTTAATGCAGCAGAAAATAAGGAAAACACAAGGGGGAGTGACAGGAAAAACTGACTTGTTAGTCATTATCTTCCTGTTCGGTTAGCTGCCTGTGTGACACGCGCTGTTAAACCACCGagcactttactgaactttagcaCTGAATACTTCCAAAAACCGACATAGTTTGATGTTCCCGAATTTttcattgtatttaaagaaataagAGTCACAGTacaccttgaacgacccttgtaccTAGGAATCTGGTACGATTCTCAGTTCTACCCACATTCATCAGGTCGCCTCTCGTGCTTGCAAGAGCggttacttttctttcttttgtggcGGACGCTGTGGTCTTCGCAGATCTGCTCTTTTTCATATATTTGAGACATTTTGGCTGCGTCCTCTTTTCGGACCGTCCCCAGTGCAGACAACGTCCTCTTCTGCTCTTAGAGCGTAAAGCTCCGCGCCCGTGCCTCGGTGTCCCTCTCTGTAGCCCAAATTTTTTGCTCTATGCAGAAAGCCGCGTCGTACCTCCTCCCGACTCCGCCTACTTACTGTAAGGACGTGcttcacttttttctttttttgaactcACAGTTCCTTCACTTGATTTTCTCTATATGGTACAGCCGCTATAGCATTCGGTGGAGATCCCACACACGCCCACAGCTAGCTTTTGCTGAGGATCCCCTGTCACTTACATGTTCTCTTCTTATCTCCCTCTTCAATCTATTGCTAAGCCCGAACACCAGACACTCCCTAGTCTTCAGGACAGCCTCTATCTTCCCTCGTGGTTCGTGCCTCATTGTATTAAACGCGCTCCTCAGATCTGCACTTCTCTCCTTCCAGCACCACCTTCCCATTTACGGATGGGTTGGTCCGGTCCAGGACGAGAAGTCGGGAGTGGACATTTTTATCTCCGCACTAGGCCTACGCAGATCTATTCCGATTCACAGCATTCCTGGGCATTTTACTAGCTGTCCAGATGGTGCCCCCGTCCTTGTTACGCGTTCGCGTTTTTTTCTGACTGTCTTTGTCTCATTTCTGAATTGGATTCTCATGGTTCGCCATCTCTCCAGTTGATTCGAGATTTCTCTTCTCCTAACATACAGGAACTTATCATGTCATGGGCCCCAGAACATGTTGGTACTACTGCGAATGAGACGGCCGACGACCCTCTTTTCCCCGAGGCCCGTACCAAATTTTCAAGCGGTTTGATCTTCTTAGCCGCCAGTCCGCAGATCTGCTGTTCTTATCGCGCCGAGATCTTTGCCACCTCCAATCCAGTTGGAATTTCGTACTTTCTCCGTCGCGGCGCATTGAAATAATCCTCACAAAATTCCGCTGCGCGGTTCCCCACCCCCTTAATTTCTACCGTTTTCGTGCACGTACGCTGCCGTCTCCTAACTGCCCGCATTGTCCGTCTGATGAGACAATGGACCACTTCTTTCTCAGATGCCCCTTTTATTCGACCATTCGCCTTCAATTTTTAATCATCCCCTTCCAAATCTTTTCCGTTCCCTTATCCCTATCCACGATTCTGTCTTTTGGTCGCATCCTAGACGCTTCCGCTCCATCAGCCGTCTTCCATGCAGTCGTATCGATCATCTCGTCATCTCattgtttttaatttttaatcTCATTCCTTCATCCTCTCTTACGTCCACCGTTTTGATCCGTGACCTATTCCATGTTGTTGTGTGCCACAGCATGTAAAACCAGAAGAAGAATATTACattcagagccgtttatagggataGTTTGGCCGTACATCATCCTTCGAAAGCCCTCCGTCcatgaactctttcagtttgacaACCCCCCTTATcgcaggcggctgtgggtcataagccgattattcctgtagattgcattcagtgcgacaacaaagctgtcCACCAGTTGGAGGACAGCATCAAAATGGCGCGCACCATATGGCTGATAAGTGAATTCTGCTTGGATTTAGGCTTTTTGGgtggcgcaacgacgactctgacgtcaaaattggctccacccatgaggcggcaaaagatcagagaatggccaaactctccctataaatggctctgattACATTGGAATTAACAGTACAGAACGGTAGGCTGTGTAGCGCATCGTCTTCATCCTCTGCATTCTCATCGGTATCGTCCGCTCGACAACCGCGAGAGCGCGGAATTAAACCTTCATTCACATCCCGACCTTCTTTGGACTCAGTCGTCTCTTCTTAGTGGTCCTGAcaccacaactggtgacccgaacgtcgCAAGCTGACACCGCAATGTTCCCAGGCGACGGTTCCCAAGCAATCCACCCCTGCCACGGCGGCCACAGCGGCAACGTCCATGGTTCCCTCTTCCTCAAGCATCGCCCATGTTGCTGTTCGGCTTCCCTCATTCTTCACCGCCCATCCTGACCTATGGTTCAAAATGGCCGATAGGCAGTTCGCGCTGGCTGGCATCACCCAGCAAGCTACGAAGTTTCACTACATAGTCAGCAACCTATCTCCGCAAATCGCGGTGGAAGTCACTGATATTCTGACGGCACCCCTCACCCCCAACGCCTACGACGACCTTCGGAAGGCAGTCACGGTCAGAATCATGACGTCGAAGCGCGAGCGCTTGCGCCAGCTGCTAGCAGCCGAAGAACTCGGCGATCGCACACCCAGTCAGCTGCTCCGACGTATGCAGAGCCTCCTCGGCTCTCGGCTTCCAACCTTCGACCGATCCCTCCTGAAAGAACTTTTCCTGAGCCGGCTCCCTCAGCAGACACATGGTACTCGCGGCACTTCCGCGGAGGCACTCGCTGAAGTCGCCGACCGGGTAATTGAGGTTTCACGAGGCACAATTGCCCACGTTCCCACCCCATCTCCTGCTTTTGAGGTTGTGCCGCCCTCCACTTCTGGCCACGTTCCCCAAGCGACCGAGCGACCCTCCTACCCTGTGCCTCCTTCGCCTGCAGATCCAGTTGCCCTTCGTTCGGAAGTTCAGGAACTCCGACAGCTTATTAACGATGCCTGATCGGCGACCGCTACGTCTGGCCGGGCATGGCCCAAGTGTGGACCTCTCGCTGTATCACCTGCCAACGAACGAAGATCGTCCGGCACACGCGCTCGCCGCCCGGCAAGTTCCTTCCGCCGGACCTCAGATTCCAGACCATCCATATCGACCTTGTCGGTCCTCTACCTCAGTCATCGGGTTACCGCTACATCCTCACCATGGTGGATCGTTTCACCAGATGGCCGGAAGCGGTGCCCATCGACATGCGTGCCGAAACCGTTGCCCGCGCCCTTCTCGACGCCTGGATCTGCCGATACGGGACCCCTGACCAAATCGTCACCGACCGCGGGGCTTAATTCGAGTCTTCCCTCTTCCATGAGCTCTGCAGTCTTCTTGGTATGACGCGCACACGCACTACTGCCTACCATCCTTGTGCCAATGGTCTGGTAGAACGTTTTCACCGGCAGATGAAAAGCTGCTTCCGTGCCCTTCGCCATCCAGAAAAGTGGACCAGCGCTCTCCCACTCATTTTGCTGCACGTACGAGCATGCCTCAAGCCGGACCTGGGCTGCTCCGCCGCCGAGCTCGTTTTCGGCACGCCCCTACGCCTTCCGGCCGACCTCGTCACCCAGCAACCTCCCATCTCCTCTGAAACCCAGCCGCAAGCCACAAGCCACTCTGAGTACGTCTCGCTCCTCCGTGACGTCTTCCTGCTTCCGTGACG includes these proteins:
- the LOC135389467 gene encoding uncharacterized protein LOC135389467 produces the protein MADRQFALAGITQQATKFHYIVSNLSPQIAVEVTDILTAPLTPNAYDDLRKAVTVRIMTSKRERLRQLLAAEELGDRTPSQLLRRMQSLLGSRLPTFDRSLLKELFLSRLPQQTHGTRGTSAEALAEVADRVIEVSRGTIAHVPTPSPAFEVVPPSTSGHVPQATERPSYPVPPSPADPVALRSEVQELRQLINDA